In one window of Nocardioides panacisoli DNA:
- a CDS encoding PucR family transcriptional regulator — MTEQAARADALHTTLSKLVLSGADVDRIGSEVSRMLGIGIVVTSTDGRERGGALTDEQREGLAEQGLVDETGRLRVERISPSCPHRDGEVRVLSVPSGGPDLARLICISPDHELEVADIQALERTAIVVALLVTRQRAVALVENKYRGDFLRDVFLGRGGDAAVLVEHAHTVGWELDRPAVVISAELDPIPAGEEPVDAPTQGLWQERFAAAWGQVCESRDPSIPTADFFTEVVTLFPVPEKPEDLHAAVKSVVAAVAGDRGGGRRPFSVGVSRVAARVEDLPAAYAQARRANRVGRRLSGGTATTWFDDLGIHRLIALVPDPGEVESFVSDVLGPLAEDTTEAADLRTTLRVLLDTNLNVAEAARQQFFHYNTLRYRITKLEGVLGAFTTDPALRLDIAVALRALELTD, encoded by the coding sequence GTGACCGAGCAGGCGGCGCGCGCCGATGCGCTGCACACCACGCTGTCGAAGCTGGTGCTCTCGGGGGCCGACGTCGACCGGATCGGCAGCGAGGTCTCGCGGATGCTGGGCATCGGCATCGTGGTCACCTCCACCGACGGCCGCGAGCGCGGCGGAGCCCTGACCGACGAGCAGCGCGAGGGCCTCGCCGAGCAGGGGCTGGTCGACGAGACCGGGCGGCTCCGCGTCGAGCGCATCAGCCCGTCCTGCCCCCACCGCGATGGCGAGGTGCGCGTGCTCAGCGTGCCCTCCGGGGGGCCCGACCTGGCGCGGCTCATCTGCATCAGCCCCGACCACGAGCTCGAGGTCGCCGACATCCAGGCCCTGGAGCGGACCGCGATCGTGGTCGCCCTGCTGGTGACGCGGCAGCGTGCGGTGGCGCTGGTGGAGAACAAGTACCGCGGCGACTTCCTGCGCGACGTGTTCCTCGGTCGCGGCGGTGACGCGGCCGTGCTGGTCGAGCACGCCCACACGGTCGGCTGGGAGCTGGACCGTCCCGCCGTGGTGATCTCCGCCGAACTCGACCCGATCCCGGCCGGCGAGGAGCCCGTCGACGCGCCGACCCAGGGCCTGTGGCAGGAGCGCTTCGCCGCCGCCTGGGGCCAGGTGTGCGAGTCGCGCGACCCCTCGATCCCGACTGCCGACTTCTTCACCGAGGTCGTCACCCTCTTCCCGGTGCCCGAGAAGCCCGAGGACCTGCACGCCGCCGTGAAGTCCGTGGTCGCCGCCGTCGCGGGCGACCGCGGCGGTGGTCGGCGCCCGTTCTCGGTAGGGGTCAGCCGGGTCGCGGCTCGCGTCGAGGACCTGCCCGCGGCGTACGCCCAGGCGCGGCGCGCCAACCGGGTCGGTCGCCGCCTCTCCGGCGGTACGGCGACCACCTGGTTCGACGACCTCGGCATCCACCGCCTCATCGCGCTCGTGCCGGACCCGGGCGAGGTGGAGTCGTTCGTCAGCGACGTGCTGGGCCCGCTCGCGGAGGACACCACCGAGGCAGCCGACCTGCGCACGACGCTGCGGGTGCTGCTCGACACCAACCTCAACGTCGCCGAGGCCGCCCGGCAGCAGTTCTTCCACTACAACACCCTGCGCTACCGCATCACCAAGCTCGAGGGTGTGCTCGGCGCGTTCACCACCGACCCGGCCCTGCGCCTGGACATCGCCGTCGCCCTCCGCGCCCTCGAGCTCACCGACTGA